AAACCTGTAGGTTGTGGGTGTGCTCCATTTGTGATTGCGTATTGTGGCCTCGTGTTGGAAGTTGTGTTGGTTTAAGTCAGGCTAATGGTCTTTCTTTCTGTGAGAACAGAAGATGGCACCTACGTCTCCTCATCGTTCTCCTCCGCGAGTCGATCAACCTTACACTAATCAGATGCTGAATGCGGTGCTCCAGGCGTTACAACAGCAGAATACTGCGTTGGTTCAGCAAAATACCTTTGCATTGCAAAATCTTGAAGCCGCAAGGGTATCGGCAGAGAACGCGAGAGTGTCTTCCGAGAACACTCAGAGGGAGTGGAATTGATGACTAGTGCTAGGACTCCTCCAAGTGTTTCTTCCGTTGTTATTCCTGCGCAAGAATGAAGCTTTGAAAGTTTTCTGCAACATCGCCCAGCGAGATTCACTGGCAAGTGCAGCCCTGATGAAGCTGATCACTGGTTCGGAGACATGGAGAGGATATTCGAAGCCAAGGAATGTCCTGATGAGAAGAAGTTGGCCTATACCCAGTATCTGCTTACCGGGGAAGCTGGTCATTGGTGGAACAGCATGAAGATGATTCTTGAAATAAGTGGGACTCCTTGGTAATTGTTTAAGACCAAATTTTACACTGAGTATTTTCCTGACAGTGTGAGATTTGCAAAGGAAGTGGAATTCTTAGAGCTGGTGCAAGGCAGCAGGATAGTGTCAGAGTATGCAAATCGCTTCAAGCATTTACTTCACTTCAACACGATGGCAGTGAATGAAGAGTGGCAGTGCAGAAAGTTCGAGAATGGCTTGAGGAATGATATCAAGTTGCTGGTAAAGGGATTGCGCATCAGAGAATTCCCTACATTGGTGGAGATGTCTCATGATCTAGAGAAGACGAAAAAGGAATCTGAGGGAAAACAGAGTCAGCCTACTAGGAATGGGGGACCATCTGGGTCTCGTGATGGAGTTAGTACTAAGAAGACCCCTTACGTTAGACCATCCTTTCCTTTTGGGTCTAAGGGTTCATCCTATCAACCATCGGTGCAGTCAGGACCAGCCGGCCCATCCGACATCGTTAGATGTTATACTTGTGGAGGACCTCATTACCGGAACAACTACCCTATGAGAAGTAGAGCAAAGAAGTGTTTCAAGTGCGGGAAGGAGGGGCATTTTGGTGTAGATTGTACTTCAGCAGTAGGATCAGGGTATCAGGCACAGAGAACTGGTTTGCCTCCACCCAGGGGAGGTGGCAGACCTCAGGCGATGGGCAGAGTTTACGCCTTAGTGGGATCAGAGGCAGTCAGCTCAGGTAACATCCTCATCTGTAGTTGTTTATTCCTTGGTATGCTTTGTGTTGTGCTTTTGAATTtggggcaacacactcctttGTATTGAAGGCAGTTGTTAAAAGTTGGGTAGGTCTGTAGAAGAGTTAGGCATTGGTTTGTTGGTGTTTACACCAGCATCAGGATTAATTGGGACGTTTTCTGTGTGTATCCGTTATCCGATTGTCATAAAGAGACGTCAGTTCAAGGTAAACCTCACCCATTTACCTTTGCAAGGATTAGGAGAAATCTTGAGAATGGATTGGCTATCCATGAATCGCATCCTTATCAACTGCGATGATAAGGAGATGTCGTTTCCGGATGAAGACAAAGATGTCTTTGTCGATCGACGTCGTGAGTCAAAACCTCCTGGAAGGTGCTAGTTGCTTCTTAGTGTCATCACATATGGAAGCGACTCAAGTTTCAGACCATGCGGTGCAGAAGAGTCAGCGTGTAGACCTCGCATTTGCGGATGACTTCTTAGACTCAAtctaaaaatcatatatttagaTTGAATTGTGTTCGCTTTGATGGAAGAATTGAAAAACGAAATCCATCACTAAAATTGTCAGGATCTGACATTTTTAGGCAAGTggaaaatattaatgttatatttcgGAGAGAAATAATTTTGGATGGTAGATTAAAACGATATAGACAAgaagttaaaaaatgaaaaaaatgaagcaTTTTCTTTGAACTTCCATATTGGGAGTCTAATTTGTTACGTCACAATTTAGACTTTATgcatattgaaaaaaatgtatttgacAATATCATATCTACTTTGCTGAATGAAAAGCCTAAATCTAAAGACAATCTTAATGCTAGGAAAGATTAAAGGAAATGGGCATAAGACAAAATCTTTGGCCAGGTGATAATTGAAGATATCACCTTGCTTTGTTTTCACTAACTCGTGATAACAAAAAGTTGTTtctcaaaaatttgaaaaatgttttagtaTGACATGGTTACTCAAGTAACATTTCTAGATGTTTTGATGAGGTGCAACATAAAATATCAGAACTAAAAAATCATGATTGTCATATTATTATGGAGCAATTACTTCTGTTGGGAATATGTAATTTGTTATCAAACCATGTCACTACAATCTTGGTGGAGTTTTGCTCATTCTTTAAAGTCCTTTGTAGTAAAAGCTTAAATCTACAAGAACTTAAAATTCTTCAAGATCACATTGTGGTTACACTTTGCCACTTAGACATGTTAGTCCCACCATCATTCTTCATAGTTATGGTTCATTTAATTGTCCATCTAGTAGAGGAAGCAAAACTGAGAGGTCCAATTCATTATTGATATATGTATCCTATAGAGAGGTAATGTTGAGTACTTTTAGTTTAAggtatcatattatatatatccaagttgtttaatataattatttctgACTATTATAGGGAATTAAGTCATTTAAAGACCTTTGTACGAAACAAGGCACAACCAAAAGGTTATATAGTTGATGGATTCTTAGTTGAAGATTTTGTTATTACCTTCTAAATACATTAAAGATATAAAGACAAGGTTCAATAGACCACAGCGTGTATGCGATAACCGAAATGATAGTGATTCTTTTGTCATTTATATTCCCGCAAGGTAGGAAGTCGATAAGAGGTTCCACAATGTTTACTTTAACTTAGatacaaaagttacaagtccATCGATATATGAAATGCCCCAAATTTCAGGATGTCACGAGTTATTCAAAAGCTggtaaatttcaaaaaattcatCATAGCGCGGAAACGTATTTTCAAAACCTTAACATTTAAACATGCATAacttattcaaaacataatagttcTAAAACATTTGtccaataaaaataatgaaggaaAATAAACTAACTCCAATTACATTGTCTTAAAGTTCAACTacaataactttaaataaaaatcccAAGTTTATCCCCCATCATTTCTCAAATCTATCATGCTTCAACACCACCTACAAGTCATCCGTTCaagtataacacattatacgatcatcgccaATAATATCATTcacaacacacaaacacaaacacgtaTGAGGTGAGATAccgataaaataatcaaaa
This sequence is a window from Vigna angularis cultivar LongXiaoDou No.4 chromosome 2, ASM1680809v1, whole genome shotgun sequence. Protein-coding genes within it:
- the LOC128195314 gene encoding uncharacterized protein LOC128195314 produces the protein MERIFEAKECPDEKKLAYTQYLLTGEAGHWWNSMKMILEISGTPCVRFAKEVEFLELVQGSRIVSEYANRFKHLLHFNTMAVNEEWQCRKFENGLRNDIKLLVKGLRIREFPTLVEMSHDLEKTKKESEGKQSQPTRNGGPSGSRDGVSTKKTPYVRPSFPFGSKGSSYQPSVQSGPAGPSDIVRCYTCGGPHYRNNYPMRSRAKKCFKCGKEGHFGVDCTSAVGSGYQAQRTGLPPPRGGGRPQAMGRVYALVGSEAVSSASGLIGTFSVCIRYPIVIKRRQFKVNLTHLPLQGLGEILRMDWLSMNRILINCDDKEMSFPDEDKDVFVDRRRESKPPGRC